One Molothrus aeneus isolate 106 chromosome 6, BPBGC_Maene_1.0, whole genome shotgun sequence genomic window carries:
- the TMX2 gene encoding thioredoxin-related transmembrane protein 2 isoform X1 yields the protein MAVVAPLLALLWGLPGLCRWLAQPYYPLSALLAAAFLLVRKVPPLCRGLPSQREDGNPCDFDWREVEILMFLSAIVMMKNRRSITVEQHIGNIFMFSKVANAILFFRLDIRMGLLYLTLCIVFLMTCKPPLYMGPEYIKYFSDKTIDEELERDKRVTWIVEFFANWSSECQSFAPIFADLSLKYNCSGLQFGKVDVGRYTDVSTRCGECSVGKQGSLWGGPCDLPAPPGCPRVTVGLSSHRYKVSTSPLTKQLPTLILFQGGTEIMRRPQIDKKGRAVSWTFSEENVIREFNLNELYQKAKKQQKPREEGPEEPQAVPAAAPQETKKDK from the exons aTGGCGGTGGTGGCGCcgctgctggcgctgctgtgGGGGCTGCCCGGGCTCTGCCGATGGCTCGCCCAGCCCTACTACCCGCTCTCCGCGCTGCTCGCCGCCGCCTTCCTGCTCGTGCGCAAGGTCCCGCCGCTCTGCCGTGGGCTGCCCTCGCAGCGGGAGGATGGTAACCCGTGTGACTTTGACTGG AGGGAGGTGGAGATCCTCATGTTCCTCAGCGCCATTGTCATGATGAAGAACCGGCGCTCCA TCACCGTGGAGCAGCACATTGGGAATATCTTCATGTTCAGCAAAGTGGCCAATGCCATCCTGTTCTTCCGCCTCGACATCCGCATGGGGCTGCTCTACCTCACGCTCTGCATAG TGTTCCTGATGACCTGCAAGCCACCCCTTTACATGGGCCCTGAATACATCAAGTACTTCAGTGACAAGACCATTGAT gaggagctggagagggacaagCGGGTGACGTGGATTGTTGAGTTCTTTGCCAACTGGTCCAGTGAGTGCCAGTCCTTTGCCCCCATCTTCGCTGACCTCTCTCTCAA GTACAACTGTTCAGGACTCCAGTTTGGGAAGGTGGATGTTGGCCGGTACACGGATGTCAGCACCAGGTGTGGGGAATGCAGTGTGGGCAAACAGGGCTCACTCTGGGGCGGTCCCTGTGACCTTCCAGCCCCCCCAGGCTGCCCGAGGGTCACTGTGGGCTTGTCCTCACACAGGTACAAGGTCAGCACCTCACCTCTCACCAAGCAGCTGCCCACCCTCATCCTCTTCCAGGGTGGGACAGAGATCATGCGGCGGCCGCAGATTGACAAGAAGGGCCGGGCTGTGTCCTGGACCTTCTCTGAG GAGAATGTGATCCGGGAGTTCAACCTCAACGAGCTCTACCAGAAGgccaagaagcagcagaagccgCGGGAGGAGGGGCCTGAGGAGCCCCAAGCCGTGCCGGCGGCTGCGCCTCAGGAGACCAAGAAGGACAAGTAG
- the SELENOH gene encoding selenoprotein H, producing MAPRGRKRGAQQPAAAEAPETAGAPQKRGRAQAQDEGSTGDTGPRVVIEHCKSURVFGRNAAAVSAALRGAMAQLPVDINPRPPRRNSFEVSLVKEDGSTVELWSGIGKGPPRKLKFPQPETVVEALKSNFT from the exons ATGGCTCCCCGCGGGAGGAAGCGCGGAGCCCAGCAGCCGGCGGCGGCCGAGGCACCGGAGACGGCGGGAGCCCCGCAGAAGCGGGGGCGGGCCCAGGCCCAAGACGAGGGCAGCACCGGGGACACCGGTCCCCGTGTGGTCATCGAACACTG CAAGAGCTGACGCGTGTTCGGGCGCAACGCGGCGGCGGTGAGCGCGGCCCTGCGCGGGGCCATGGCCCAGCTGCCCGTGGACATCAACCCCCGGCCGCCGCGCAGGAACAGCTTCGAGGTGTCCCTGGTGAAGGAGGACGGCAGCA CCGTGGAGCTGTGGAGCGGTATCGGGAAGGGGCCCCCCCGCAAGCTGAAGTTTCCCCAGCCGGAGACCGTGGTGGAAGCCCTGAAGAGCAACTTTACATAG
- the MED19 gene encoding mediator of RNA polymerase II transcription subunit 19 codes for MENFSALFGAAEPPPAAAAALGFGPAKAPGAGAAAPPAASAAAPPPGEDAARKAAAGPFYLLRELPGTTELTGSTNLITHYNLEHAYNKFCGKKVKEKLSNFLPDLPGMIDLPGSHDSSSLRSLIEKPPICGSSFTPLTGAMLTGFRLHAGPLPEQCRLMHIQPPKKKNKHKHKQSRTQDPVPPETPSDSDHKKKKKKKEEDPERKRKKKEKKKKKNRHSPEHPGVGSSQASSSLR; via the exons ATGGAGAACTTCTCGGCGCTGTTCGGCGCGGCGGAGCCGCcacccgccgccgccgccgcgctcgGATTCGGGCCCGCCAAGGCTCCCGGCGCCGGGGCCGCAGCGCCGCCCGCTGCCTcagccgccgcgccgccgccgggcgAGGACGCGGCCCGCAAGGCCGCCGCCGGCCCCTTCTACCTGCTACGGGAGCTGCCAG GCACTACGGAGCTGACGGGCAGCACCAACCTGATCACACACTATAACCTGGAGCACGCCTACAACAAGTTCTGCGGGAAGAAGGTGAAGGAGAAACTCAGCAACTTCCTCCCCGACCTGCCCGGCATGATCGACCTGCCTGGCTCCCACGACAGCAGCAGCCTGCGCTCGCTCATCGAGAAGCCGCCCATCTGTGGCAGCTCCTTCACCCCGCTCACGGGGGCCATGCTGACCGGCTTCCGCCTGCACGCCGGCCCG CTGCCTGAGCAGTGCCGGCTGATGCACATCCAGCCGCCTAAGAAGAAGAACAAGCACAAGCACAAACAGAGCCGCACGCAGGACCCCGTCCCCCCAG AAACCCCCTCCGATTCCGaccacaagaagaaaaagaagaaaaaagaggaggatCCAGAacggaagaggaagaagaaagagaagaagaaaaagaag AACCGGCACAGCCCGGAGCACCCGGGGGTGGGCAgctcccaggccagcagcagcttaCGGTGA
- the ZDHHC5 gene encoding palmitoyltransferase ZDHHC5 yields the protein MPAASGKRFKPSKYVPVSAAAIFLVGATTLFFAFTCPGLSIYVSPIIPAYNAVVFLFVLANFSMATFMDPGIFPRAEEDEDKEDDFRAPLYKTVEIKGIQVRMKWCATCRFYRPPRCSHCSVCDNCVEEFDHHCPWVNNCIGRRNYRYFFLFLLSLTTHIMGVFGFGLLYVLYQVEELSGVRMAVTMVVMCVAGLFFIPVAGLTGFHVVLVARGRTTNEQVTGKFRGGVNPFTNGCCKNVSRVLCSSPAPRYLGRPKAEQTVLVRPPFLRPEVSDGQITVKIMDNGIQTELKRTKSKGSLEVTESQSADAEPPPPPKPDLSRYTGLRTHLTLATTEDSSLLGKDSPPTPTMYKYRPGYSSSSSSAALPHSTSAKLSRVNSLKEPNSICDSGHKPSYRSEPSLEPESFRSPTFGKSFHFDPLSSGSRSSSLKSAQGTGFETGHLQSIRSEGTTSTSYKSLVNQTRNGSLSYDSLLTPSDSPDFESVQAGPEPEPPVGYTSPFLSARIAQQRETDLHGRFASAASPKHAVPREPSPVRYDNLSRHIVASIQEREKLLQQPPAPGREEDAGLADSGIQSTPGSSNAPRTSSSSDDSKRSPLGKNPLTRPALPRFGKPEPPPALRVRSLGSPDQPATPHLGKSVSYSSQKSASQAGGPETEEVALQPLLAPKDEVQMRTAYSKSNGQPKSLGSAPSGSGPVPLSSPTRGGVKKVSGVGGTTYEISV from the exons ATGCCAGCAGCCTCTGGAAAGAGATTCAAACCCAGCAAGTACGTCCCGGTCTCCGCTGCTGCCATCTTCCTAGTGGGAGCCACCACCCTCTTCTTCGCCTTCAC gtgCCCAGGGCTCAGTATCTACGTGTCCCCAATCATCCCTGCCTACAATGCCGTCGTCTTCCTCTTCGTGCTGGCCAACTTCAGCATGGCCACCTTCATGGACCCAGGCATATTCCCACGAG CTGAGGAGGACGAGGACAAAGAGGACGATTTCCGGGCCCCGCTGTACAAGACGGTGGAGATCAAGGGCATCCAGGTGCGCATGAAGTGGTGCGCGACCTGCCGCTTCTACCGCCCGCCGcgctgctcccactgcagcgTCTGCGACAACTGCGTGGAG gagTTCGACCACCACTGCCCCTGGGTCAACAACTGCATCGGGCGGCGCAACTACCGCtacttcttcctcttcctgctgTCGCTCACCACGCACATCATGGGCGTCTTCGGCTTCGGGCTGCTCTACGTCCTGTACCAGGTGGAGGAGCTCTCCGGTGTCCGCATGGCCGTCAC GATGGTGGTGATGTGCGTGGCTGGGCTCTTCTTCATTCCCGTCGCTGGCCTGACAGGCTTCCACGTGGTGCTCGTGGCCAGGGGCCGCACTACCAATGAACAG GTGACGGGCAAGTTCCGCGGGGGCGTCAATCCCTTCACCAACGGTTGCTGTAAGAACGTCAGCCGGGTCCTCTGCAGCTCCCCGGCGCCCAG gtaCCTCGGGCGCCCGAAGGCCGAGCAGACAGTGCTGGTGAGACCCCCGTTCCTGCGGCCCGAGGTGTCGGACGGTCAGATCACTGTCAAGATCATGGACAATGGTATCCAGACAGAGCTGAAAAGGACGAAG TCCAAGGGGAGCCTGGAGGTGACGGAGAGCCAGTCTGCTGACGCCGAGCCGCCACCCCCACCTAAGCCCGACCTCAGCCGCTACACGGGCCTGAGGACACACTTAACCCTGGCCACCACTGAGG ACAGCAGCTTGCTAGGCAAGGACAGCCCCCCGACTCCCACCATGTACAAGTACCGGCCTggctacagcagcagcagcagctcggcCGCCCTGCCCCACTCCACCAGCGCCAAG ctGAGCCGAGTGAACAGCCTGAAGGAGCCCAACTCCATCTGTGACAGCGGCCACAAGCCCAGCTACCGCTCGGAGCCGAGCCTGGAACCTGAGAGCTTCCGCTCGCCCACCTTTGGCAAGAGCTTCCACTTTGACCCTCTCTCCAGTGGCTCCCGCTCCTCCAGCCTCAAATCGGCCCAGGGTACAGGCTTTGAGACAGGCCACCTGCAGTCCATCCGCTCGGAGGgcaccacctccacctcctaCAAGAGCCTGGTGAACCAGACGCGCAACGGCAGCCTCTCCTACGACAGCCTGCTCACGCCCTCCGACAGCCCCGACTTCGAGTCGGTGCAGGCGGGCCCGGAGCCCGAGCCGCCCGTGGGCTACACCTCGCCCTTCCTGTCAGCCCGCATTGCCCAGCAGCGAGAGACCGACCTGCACGGCCGCTTTGCCAGTGCCGCCTCCCCCAAGCACGCGGTGCCCCGTGAGCCCTCGCCCGTGCGCTATGACAATCTCTCCCGCCACATTGTGGCCTCCATCCAGGAGcgggagaagctgctgcagcagccgcCGGCCCCGGGCCGGGAGGAGGATGCGGGGCTGGCGGACTCGGGCATCCAGTCGACGCCGGGCTCCAGCAACGCCCCCCGCACCAGCTCCTCCTCGGACGATTCGAAGCGCTCGCCCCTGGGCAAGAACCCGCTCAcccgcccggccctgccccgcttCGGCAAGCCCGAGCCCCCCCCTGCGCTGCGGGTGCGCTCACTGGGCTCCCCCGACCAACCCGCCACCCCCCACCTGGGCAAATCCGTGTCTTACAGCAGCCAAAAATCAGCCTCTCAGGCCGGCGGCCCCGAGACCGAGGAGGTGGCCTTGCAGCCCTTACTGGCACCAAA GGACGAGGTGCAGATGAGAACAGCCTACAGCAAGTCCAACGGGCAGCCCAAGAGCCTGGGCTCAGCCCCATCGGGCTCGGGGCCGGTGCCCCTCAGCAGCCCCACCCGCGGAGGTGTCAAGAAGGTCTCGGGTGTGGGGGGCACCACCTACGAGATCTCGGTATGA
- the TMX2 gene encoding thioredoxin-related transmembrane protein 2 isoform X2, with product MAVVAPLLALLWGLPGLCRWLAQPYYPLSALLAAAFLLVRKVPPLCRGLPSQREDGNPCDFDWREVEILMFLSAIVMMKNRRSITVEQHIGNIFMFSKVANAILFFRLDIRMGLLYLTLCIVFLMTCKPPLYMGPEYIKYFSDKTIDEELERDKRVTWIVEFFANWSSECQSFAPIFADLSLKYNCSGLQFGKVDVGRYTDVSTRYKVSTSPLTKQLPTLILFQGGTEIMRRPQIDKKGRAVSWTFSEENVIREFNLNELYQKAKKQQKPREEGPEEPQAVPAAAPQETKKDK from the exons aTGGCGGTGGTGGCGCcgctgctggcgctgctgtgGGGGCTGCCCGGGCTCTGCCGATGGCTCGCCCAGCCCTACTACCCGCTCTCCGCGCTGCTCGCCGCCGCCTTCCTGCTCGTGCGCAAGGTCCCGCCGCTCTGCCGTGGGCTGCCCTCGCAGCGGGAGGATGGTAACCCGTGTGACTTTGACTGG AGGGAGGTGGAGATCCTCATGTTCCTCAGCGCCATTGTCATGATGAAGAACCGGCGCTCCA TCACCGTGGAGCAGCACATTGGGAATATCTTCATGTTCAGCAAAGTGGCCAATGCCATCCTGTTCTTCCGCCTCGACATCCGCATGGGGCTGCTCTACCTCACGCTCTGCATAG TGTTCCTGATGACCTGCAAGCCACCCCTTTACATGGGCCCTGAATACATCAAGTACTTCAGTGACAAGACCATTGAT gaggagctggagagggacaagCGGGTGACGTGGATTGTTGAGTTCTTTGCCAACTGGTCCAGTGAGTGCCAGTCCTTTGCCCCCATCTTCGCTGACCTCTCTCTCAA GTACAACTGTTCAGGACTCCAGTTTGGGAAGGTGGATGTTGGCCGGTACACGGATGTCAGCACCAG GTACAAGGTCAGCACCTCACCTCTCACCAAGCAGCTGCCCACCCTCATCCTCTTCCAGGGTGGGACAGAGATCATGCGGCGGCCGCAGATTGACAAGAAGGGCCGGGCTGTGTCCTGGACCTTCTCTGAG GAGAATGTGATCCGGGAGTTCAACCTCAACGAGCTCTACCAGAAGgccaagaagcagcagaagccgCGGGAGGAGGGGCCTGAGGAGCCCCAAGCCGTGCCGGCGGCTGCGCCTCAGGAGACCAAGAAGGACAAGTAG